The genomic stretch TTTTCTTATACCTTGTATCTTGTTCATTACCCAGTATTGGATTTTTTCTATCAATTGAAGATATCGAAGTGGTGGCACTTACCGCAACCAGACTTTTATAATTGGTTTGCAGTGGTCAGTGTGATCTTCATGATATTCGCATGGCTTATTTCAATACTCACCGAAGCTAAAACGAATAAGGTGAGAAAGTTCGTGATAGGTATGTTGAACACGAAACGACTAAGCGATAAAAAAACACTTGAAGGTTAAGAAAAAACCGGATCGCTTGGGATATGTGACTACCCGTTTTGCCATGGTGCCATTTAGAAAATATGTTCCAATTAAGGACCATACTGTGCAGCATACACATCAAAAAGAAGAGTGGGGAACGGCATATAAGGTTTGTCATGCAATAATAAAATACTCTTGATTGGGCTCCGCATAAGCGGGGCCTATTTTAATGCAAGGAGGTGATGAAATGCTTAAGGTATTCGATAAAAATTTGGTTCCCGAAGGAGTGTTGCCGAATGCCATTGACGTGCAGCGTACTCGCCGCTTAAACAGCGACTATGAACTATCCTTCACCCTGCCGATGATTAGCGATGATTATGACAAAATACAGATTAAAGGCCACGTTCAAGACGAGCGTGGTCAGTATTATGTCATTAACGATCGATCACGGAAGCGGGACGGACAGAAGAGGCTTGTACAGTTTGATTGCATGCATGTCATGTTCAAACTTTCAGACATCAAGTTCCCTTATGCAGCTTACATGGATGAAGGATTTGGAATCAACATTGTCACGTTGCTGAACACCATATCAGCGGCAACAGGCGGCAAGTTTACTTTTTCGCTTGATGACGATTTTGATTTGAAAGACGTAAAGGATTTTGGACAAGGCAACTGTCTGCAGGCACTCAACAAAGTGATTGAGATTTATGGCTGCGAGATTGAACCGGACAACTTCGTTATCCATATCAAAAAGCAAATCGGTATGGATCGCGGACTGCAATATCGTTTCCAAAAGAATATCATCAATGTTAATTTCAAAGACAGTTCCAGAACGCTTGCAACGCGGATGTTTGCTCAAATGAAAGATGGACGGACATTTATAGGTTTAGCTGCTTCAAACCTCACAGTAGAAGAGTACGCCTTATTAAATGCGGTGCCTGGTGCAATTGTAGATGGAGAAATTAGAGTTAACTATCTCATATCTCCCTATGTCGGCTACTGGTCGAATTCGACAAACACGTATTTTGACAACGAAACGATCAATCAGGATATTGAAGATCCTATAGAGCTGCTGATCGCTACTCGAAAAGCACTGAGAGAAAATGAAGTGCCAGCTCTTGATGTTACGATTAGCGCAGCAGACCTACACAAGATCGATGATGAGGAGCCTGAGATTTATTTAGGTGATACGGTCGCTATGTATGATGCAGGTATGCAGATAAACGGAATCACAGCACGAGCCATGGAAGTTGTGGAATACCCATATGAAAAGAATAAGCATCCAGATGTAAAGCTGGCCAACTACTTTTTGCGGGACTATATGGACATCATTGCAGACTTGGACAAGTCCAAGCAGATTGTTGATAACATCATAAGCGGGGGCAAAGTACGGACAGCAGTCTTCGAGGCTTTTGCAGCTCAAGCGGTCTACGACATCAATAACAGTAAGTCGGAGATCATTTATGACGATCGCGGCATCATACTACGTAGTAAGGTGATTTCTAATGATCAAGTGGTGCTATCTTCCAAAGGCTTATATATTACACGTGATGGTGGACTTACAGCTGATGCAGCACTAACAGCAGCAGGACTCGTAGCTGAAAAGGTAATAGGTAAGCTGGGTAATTTCATCGAAATCGAAATAGGTGTAGGTAATAATGTTTTTAAGGCAAATCAAAGCGGTATCCATTTAGGACATCAAGACTTTGGCAGCTCACCATTCCGAGTCAACATGGCTGGAGAGTTGCTTGCGAGTATGGCGACTATAGCTGGTGAGATCCATGCTACAAGCGGATCATTTTCTGGGAATATATCTGCATACGGTACAATCACAGGCGGGACGCTTACAGGTGCAAAGATACAAACCAAGCCTGCAGGTGTATATCCGAGGATTGAGTTGAACTCTGAAGGTGATTTGTTGAGAGCCTACTACAACGCCAATAACTATGTTAATTTTATGCCGATCATGGACAGTGGGCCTGCAGTGGAGTTTATGAATAATGGATTGAGATCTGGAGCGGTATACGGTTCAAGCGCTAACGATTTAATTATAAGCGGAAGTCAGAGGGATTTGGAAGTAATCGCATGGAATGATCTTGTTTTAAGAGCTATAATAGGTCGCATAAAAATCGATGGATGGGATAGATTGCATAGCCAAAGCGCAAACCGGACATTACAAGAAGAATTGAACGGAAAAGCTAATGTGGGCGCAACAACATCAAATCATGTTCAACCTAATCATAATCATGGAATTCCTGACGGTACTCGTCTTGCAGTTGTAAACACTAGTGGCGATGTAATAGGATCGTACATTTGGTCGGCGAGCGGAGGGTTTACCCACTATCATGTAATCTAGTACAATGGTTTAAATACCACATACTGGAGGGTGATAGTTTTGAAAAAGTTATACTATGTTTTATTTGGAATAATAATCGGGGTTGTTTTAAGCATTGGGTCGAGTGCTTACGCTGCTGAGCTGTCAAGTCTAATTGGGAAGAAGATTCAAAGCGAGTGGTCAGTTACTCTTAACGGGAAAAATCTTGGCACAGCATTAATTGTTGACGGAAAAAGTTATGCTCCCGTTCGTGTAATTGGTGAGGCAGCAGGGTTTGATGTTACTTTTTCAGATAAGAATGTAATACTTAAATCAGTAGAGAAGGGCGATGTTCCTATGGCACTTGCAGATGTTGAAACAGCTATAGAGTATAGAAAATCAGAAATAAAATCATTAACCAGTTTTAAACAATCAGTATTTGATATCGAGGATAAAAGAAAA from Paenibacillus sp. FSL H8-0548 encodes the following:
- a CDS encoding phage tail protein, with the translated sequence MLKVFDKNLVPEGVLPNAIDVQRTRRLNSDYELSFTLPMISDDYDKIQIKGHVQDERGQYYVINDRSRKRDGQKRLVQFDCMHVMFKLSDIKFPYAAYMDEGFGINIVTLLNTISAATGGKFTFSLDDDFDLKDVKDFGQGNCLQALNKVIEIYGCEIEPDNFVIHIKKQIGMDRGLQYRFQKNIINVNFKDSSRTLATRMFAQMKDGRTFIGLAASNLTVEEYALLNAVPGAIVDGEIRVNYLISPYVGYWSNSTNTYFDNETINQDIEDPIELLIATRKALRENEVPALDVTISAADLHKIDDEEPEIYLGDTVAMYDAGMQINGITARAMEVVEYPYEKNKHPDVKLANYFLRDYMDIIADLDKSKQIVDNIISGGKVRTAVFEAFAAQAVYDINNSKSEIIYDDRGIILRSKVISNDQVVLSSKGLYITRDGGLTADAALTAAGLVAEKVIGKLGNFIEIEIGVGNNVFKANQSGIHLGHQDFGSSPFRVNMAGELLASMATIAGEIHATSGSFSGNISAYGTITGGTLTGAKIQTKPAGVYPRIELNSEGDLLRAYYNANNYVNFMPIMDSGPAVEFMNNGLRSGAVYGSSANDLIISGSQRDLEVIAWNDLVLRAIIGRIKIDGWDRLHSQSANRTLQEELNGKANVGATTSNHVQPNHNHGIPDGTRLAVVNTSGDVIGSYIWSASGGFTHYHVI